The following DNA comes from Musa acuminata AAA Group cultivar baxijiao chromosome BXJ1-4, Cavendish_Baxijiao_AAA, whole genome shotgun sequence.
GAATTCAGGCTCGTTATCAATCCAAATGGACTTGATTTAGCCTTTCTTTTTTTTCACCTAGTGTGGATTTGTAAAGTGCCTTAATTTTCATCAGTTATCTTCTCTGTGGGTGATGCCTACTGGATTTTTTTTACCCAACACTCTGTTCCATAATTTGTTGATACATTTGTTTTGGGAAAATTTCTAGTAAACACTACAAAAACTCATGAATGCAAAAAGTGTTTTGCAATCTTATTGACTCAACAATTCTTTTTACGTATTTTCACCTTTTCAGAATTTTATTATGCAAAGAATTAGGCATAGGAATATCTACCATGTAACAATATCAATGATATTACTCCTATTGGTTGGTCCTAGAAATATGTACCAAAATTTCGTAAGTGGTCAGAAAATGGTCTGTCATTGTTTCTGATCTGGTTGTAATTTGCAAACCATAGTAAGACATCCACTGAATCTAAGAAGTTGACCAAATTGGTACTGTGATCTGCAAATTCAGCTGGTGTCAGTACTTCCTAACATTAGTAAAGGCCTTATAATAAATTGTTTTAGTGAGAAATATCATTAATAATCCTTATAAAAAAGCTATATTGTTCATGTCAAACTAGTATATTGAATATGGCTATTTTGCACTTGATTATTTTGTATTACTATCACATAGAGTGACAGTTGTGCATAAGAATGTTGTGCTCTTGGTTTACATTAAGAAGCATGAAAGGAAAAATAGTTTGCAATTGTTCTGGTGGAAAGCGTTAACTTGTTTTTTATTGTTGTATAACAGGATATGAAACGCAATGAAATGCTTTAAGTTTTTAAGACGTGAAGGGACAGTCCTGGATTTTGTCAGTTATAGCCATTGTGGTGTTCATCTGTTTCCTCAGATTTTTACGAGGATTTGCAAGTGATCCCATTCCcatgttcttttcctttctttttgaaaGTAAAAAATTCTGCTCgtgtccttaaagaaaaattattgGATACTAAACTTCAAGGTGTTTGGACACCCAAAAGAAAGgggaccaaaaagaaaaaaaaaagagaatcagGTACCACTTAGCAAGCAGATGGACATCAAATTTCAGATTCAGTTTAACTTCGTTTCCTATTCAACATGTTTTGCTAGCTGAGATATCAGCTGGGTGATAGGCTTGGGTTTGAAGAGAGGGTGCTTGCTTTATAATGGCAATGTTGAGGAACTGTATAACCTTTTTGTCTCGGGCTTGACATGAGAATTTAGTGTGACCTTTTCCGTGAGAATTTTAATGGCAAATTTGTTTTCCGTTATTTTTGTGGcttttaattgtttattttacCGATGTATTAGACATTGTTTATTTTATGATACGGTTCGGTATATGTATCATATCATGATTTAGCCTTCTCTAATACTTCATGCACCTTAAATAGCTGTAAGTTTTGAAAGCATTAGGGGTTATTAAAAGGCATGACAAAATAACTATCGAGAAAGTTGTAAGTTTTGAAAGCATTAGGGGTTATTAAAAGGTATGGCAAAATAACTAGTGAGATATCAACGCTCAGTTGtattatctcaaaaaaaaaaaaggatactcTTTTGAGTGATGATTGCCCTCGTCTTTTAAGGTTAATTATTGCCAATGGTCTGTGGCTGATTTGGAATTCTAAAACTAGTTATTTTTGTCattattgttcatatttatggacTAGTGATGAATCATGAGTCGAGACACCATAATTAAATCATATTATGATTCAATAGGCTAGGATGGTTTAAGCTTGATTCTGATAGAAAATTTTATATTGACTCTTGGAGTGGTGGAGCTAGTTTTCTTATCCTCTTGACTAATGATTATTGTATTATGGCAGAATGTAGAACaaggaattgttaggataccaagatTACTATGCGTAAGAAATAGTGGATGATCGTCTTGGCAAATGTCTTGAACAAAATTAACAAGCCTCCTTGACAAAATATAAATGACATATAATCTATTTTTCACTTAATTGAGAATTTTGACAATAGTATGAATCTATTACTTTCTGACCTAATCATACATCACTTTATTCCAGTCCATATTTATTGATTAAGGAGACTCCAATATAATCTAATTATTTGAAGGATGACAAAATTGTAGAGGTAACAATAACAAAAGTTATAAATTTTCAtcaaactataaaaaaaaaaaactacaatcAATAGCCTTGCCACATCagtaaattttgaaaaaaaaattaaaaaatatttttattatgtaaaataaaGTAAAATAGAGTATAATAATTAAGGCTACAATATTATCACattgaaaattaatttatttatcgAAGAGAATATATCGAAAGTTTCCTCCCGACATCGTGCTTTGTATAGAACGGAGTACCTCGAGATTAATTCATTTTTGGAGTTTGAGATTAATTCATATTTTGTTCAAAATCGAATCAAGTCTAGTTGGTCAACATCAAATCAACCACCAACTCGAACCCAAAATCTAGATAAAATTTTCAATTATGCATGGATCAAATGTTAAGTGGATAGTTTGGAACTGAACAAAGCATTATAACCACATGGAATACTAGCAAACTAATATGACCAAACGACTATATGATATGTGATTTGAGTCATAAAGAAAAATCTATGGAGATTttaaaatcaataattaagatcTGTGAAGATTTAAAGGATTGtgtataatcatatttttatttattagtaaAATATGcaagtcaattttttttaaaaaaatatgcctGTGTAATATCTCatcattatttatcatttttctaCAATAAATGAACACACATATAAAAAATCCTAAAGTAATTTACAAATAATAAATTTTTGGAATATCAACACCTTAATTTTTATTAGAAAACGCTGAGGCTAAATTTAAGGATAAGTAGAAAAAAGGGATTTTGTCATTCCttattttgaaatttaccactctaattttcattcaaataaataaaaaaactctcaaataaataaattatctcCCGAAGGCATATGATAAagttaataattaaaatttatagtGATTTAAACTAACTTGGCTACAGTCACAATGTATTTGTCCCTAGTTACTAAATTAGAAAACTATAACCCTATTAATTAATTGCTTTAatgaactaaaatatgatgatttcATTCGAAAATATTGGATCatgattaaattattattatcattattattatttgattggatGATATTACGGGTATTTGAAAAAGATAGAACAATATAAAAATAGGGGGTTGTCAGTAAAAAGTCCAAAATATAGGGCTGTTATTTGGAAAATCACCCATATTTTTACCCATCAATTGATAGAGAAGAAAATAGATTTATGTAAATTCAATCGTTTTTATTTCATTAAATTCTCAACTGTCTTTAAGGCAGCACACGTGAGAGAACCCAATTAATCCTGGAACTCACGTGCTTCGACCACCCTGCACCGGACCAACCGAACCTTCCACCCCCTTCCAATCTAGACCTCGATTCCTTCCGCTCGTCCGCTTACTTTCATCAAATAAAGCGGCCTACAGAGCAATCGAAGGAGAGCGACATGTCCTTCGCCCTCGCCCTCCCCGGTACTACCACCCGCATCCCCCTCTCCTTTTCCGCCTTCACAGCagcgagaagcagaagaagaagaagggatctcttcttctcttcttccaccACAACCTTCGCCATGTCCTCCAATCCCATCACTCCCTCGCCCCCCCAACTCCAGCACCAACACCAACACCAACAGGagtcatcgtcatcgtcatcgtcgtcgtcgtctgctgctgctgctgctgctgctgctgtagaTGCGGCGACGCGTTACCACAACAGGACGAAGCACTCGCTGACGGGGGGCTACGCCCGGGGCCCGCGTGGCCTGGACTGGGCCAATCAGCCAAACCCCTTCCTccgcttcctctcctcccctctcctccccctcctccactCTCCCCCTGAACCTCACGACGACTCCCCTCTCTACCACTccgtcttctcctcctcccttcctccgcCGCAGCCCTTTTCCCACGCCTCCATCTCCCGCCTCCTCTAcgactccctctctctctccgccTGGAAGTCCACCGGCCGCTCCACCTGGTCCCTCCGCGTCAACCCGTCCAGCGGCAACCTTCACCCCACCGAGTCCCACCTCCTTTCCCCACCTCTTCCCCTCTCGCAACAACaaccctcctctcctcctcctttctcttcctcttctttcttggcCCATTACTCACCCAAGGACCACTCCCTCGAGCTCCGCGCCTCGATATCCCCGCCGGACCTCCCCCTCCACCGATCTCTGCTCCTCGCCTTCTCCTCCATCCTCTGGCGGGAGGCCTGGAAGTACGGCGAGCGTGCCTTTCGATACTGCAACCATGACGTCGGCCACGCCCTCGCCGCCACCGCCGTCTCTGCCGCTACTCTCGGCTGGGACGTCTGCCTCCTCGATGGCCTTGGCCACGACGACCTCCATCGCCTCCTCGGCCTCGACCGCTCCAATCCCCCGTCCCCCGACAGGCTCCCCGACCACCCTGTCCGTGGCCGCCTCCCATGGGTCGAGTCTCAGCACCCCGACTGCGCCCTCTTGATCTTCCCCTTCGGCGAGACTCCACCCTCGGTCGATTATGCCGAGCTTGCCTTGGCGTTATCCCGCTTACCGGCGATGGAGTGGCTCGGCAAGCCCAATTCCCTCAGCAAGGACCATGTCTGTTGGGACGTGATCTACAAGACGGCCGAGGCCGTCAAGAAACCGCCGACGTACGGTGAGGGGTTCTCTGTGAATCCATTCCATAGGAGTCCGCTTATATCACCTGATCTCTACAAGGATATGACGGTCCGGCAGGTGGTCAGGAAGCGGCGTAGTGCTGTCGACATGGATGGCGTGCATGTACTGGAGAAGGATACCTTCTACCAGATCTTGCTTCATTGCCTTCCTTCCGGTGAATTGGGGCTCGGAGAGAAGCAGGGGAAGCAATTCACGTTGCCGTTCAGAGTCCTGACATGGGACGCAGAGGTGCATGCAGCACTGTTTGTTCATAGGGTCCGGGACTTGCCAAAGGGGTTGTACTTCTTGGTGAGGAACGAGGAGCATCTTGACCGTCTAAAGAGTGCAATGAGGTCAGAGTTCGAGTGGGAGAGGCCGGAAGGTTGCCCTTCTGGGCTTCCTCTCTATAGGCTTGCACGAGGAGACTGTCGGGAGCTTGCCAAACAACTTTCGTGCCATCAGGTATGGTGAAACTAATTATTCTTTGTTTAATTGCCATAATTTTCTCCACCTCCATCCTGTTAGCTTAGGTATGGAAGAATATCGTTCTTGAATCGTCTTGTCCCATGCTTGATGTTCAGGAAATGAAATGGACCCACTTTTCAAAACATTGTGATTAAGGAATTAATGGAACTTTTCGGAGCTCGTTGTACCTTTAACCTTTGTTTAAAGTGTAGGACATTGCCTCAGATGGGTGTTTTAGCCTAGGCATGGTTGCTCGTTTTGAGCCAGTTCTGCATGAAAAGGGTGCATGGATGTATCCTCGTCTGTTCTGGGAGACTGGAGTTCTTGGTCAAGTACTATACCTGGAAGCACATGCAGTTGGGATATCGGCTACTGGAATTGGTTGCTACTTTGATGATGATGGTATGTGCTTGTTACATTTATATGATACAGTTCTTGTTCAGTATTTGACTATTGTGGATTCTCTGATGTTAAACCTTGTGTTGCAATTATTTGTGGTTAGCCCAAGgcacatattttattttatggatTCTAGCAGACAAATTAAGGTGACAGAAGAAGATATTTTTGGGAGCAGAAACAAAAATGAGATGTTGGAAAAGACTATATCTAGTTTAGTCATGGTATACCTTTGACCAAGATTCCCTGGGGCTTTTGTTTCTAAAATTTTATGTGGAAGTTATCTATCTATGACTACTCAGTATTAGTCATTTAGAGTTCTAGAACCATTAATCTATAGGTAAAATCTAGTTACACAATGTCCCGTGTCATATGTAACACTTTTTTTTTCGTGTCATGCATATGATTATGGAGTTCATGCACCAAACTTAAGGGACGGTCCTATGGATGATATTGTTAGGAAAATGACAGAGAGAACTtaagatgataaaatttgagaagAAATTCAAAATAAAAACTCTTATAGAGATCATGAAGCAAAAATGTAATTTTGATTAAGCAAACTTATGCTATCTTTCTCATATTTTTGACATTATGAGTTCTTTTTATTCTGGCGAGAAGATTTACATTATGACCAGAGAAAGCATTACCTTCTTTATTCCCATTCTGGTATCATTTTGCAATGCAGCTGCACTAATGGGCTAGTACCCCATGTTGCAGGCTGGACTAACCCCACCTGCATCTAAAGTCCGGGCGGGTCAACAGTCCTTTGTTAGGATttgagtagagaaatggttcgaaAAACCCATCCTGGCAAGAAATTTGAGTCCCAACTCAATTTGAAGGAGAAAGTCTTAAAGAAATAATGATGAATGAAGAAGAAGCAAGCTCTAGTAGACCAAAGGCAAGGAGAAGAAATGGAATACAGGTACATTTGTAGAGAAAAGAATGCCTTATTATAAATTTAGACAAAATACCCATACAACAATGGGAGGAAGAGTTAGAAGATTGGGGACAAATGTTAACCTTATCATTCTTACAATTAGAAGATGATTCGTTATTAAGAGACTTTATTTATAGCTCTTTAAGAGGATCATTAAAAGACATATTTCAAGCATATAATGGAAATAAGCATATATCTTACTTAGAAGTTGGATATAATTCAGAACAATCATAGCAATAGGAGAATAGGTAGTAGGAGATATTGACAAAACAATGGCAAAGTATATAAGATacttagaaaaaaaaagatgttgcAATCCAAGTGCTCTAGGAGAATATTCAAAAGCTTACCGAAGTTATTTAAGTCAATCAGGAGAAACATCCAATCCATACTACATAGGAAAATATATAACTGGAATTGAAGGCAGCTTAGGAGGAGGATTACAAAGAGAATAGGCTGAACCAGTGAAGTCACCGGGTGCTCGCTTGGTGCCCAGGCAAGGTCAGGTGAGGCTTGAGCCCTCGATAAGTGAGCCGGG
Coding sequences within:
- the LOC103981939 gene encoding uncharacterized protein LOC103981939 isoform X1; amino-acid sequence: MSFALALPGTTTRIPLSFSAFTAARSRRRRRDLFFSSSTTTFAMSSNPITPSPPQLQHQHQHQQESSSSSSSSSSAAAAAAAAVDAATRYHNRTKHSLTGGYARGPRGLDWANQPNPFLRFLSSPLLPLLHSPPEPHDDSPLYHSVFSSSLPPPQPFSHASISRLLYDSLSLSAWKSTGRSTWSLRVNPSSGNLHPTESHLLSPPLPLSQQQPSSPPPFSSSSFLAHYSPKDHSLELRASISPPDLPLHRSLLLAFSSILWREAWKYGERAFRYCNHDVGHALAATAVSAATLGWDVCLLDGLGHDDLHRLLGLDRSNPPSPDRLPDHPVRGRLPWVESQHPDCALLIFPFGETPPSVDYAELALALSRLPAMEWLGKPNSLSKDHVCWDVIYKTAEAVKKPPTYGEGFSVNPFHRSPLISPDLYKDMTVRQVVRKRRSAVDMDGVHVLEKDTFYQILLHCLPSGELGLGEKQGKQFTLPFRVLTWDAEVHAALFVHRVRDLPKGLYFLVRNEEHLDRLKSAMRSEFEWERPEGCPSGLPLYRLARGDCRELAKQLSCHQDIASDGCFSLGMVARFEPVLHEKGAWMYPRLFWETGVLGQVLYLEAHAVGISATGIGCYFDDDVHEVLGLQGLEFQSLYHFTIGSPVLDKRILSLPAYPGPGIDA
- the LOC103981939 gene encoding uncharacterized protein LOC103981939 isoform X2 encodes the protein MSFALALPGTTTRIPLSFSAFTAARSRRRRRDLFFSSSTTTFAMSSNPITPSPPQLQHQHQHQQESSSSSSSSSSAAAAAAAAVDAATRYHNRTKHSLTGGYARGPRGLDWANQPNPFLRFLSSPLLPLLHSPPEPHDDSPLYHSVFSSSLPPPQPFSHASISRLLYDSLSLSAWKSTGRSTWSLRVNPSSGNLHPTESHLLSPPLPLSQQQPSSPPPFSSSSFLAHYSPKDHSLELRASISPPDLPLHRSLLLAFSSILWREAWKYGERAFRYCNHDVGHALAATAVSAATLGWDVCLLDGLGHDDLHRLLGLDRSNPPSPDRLPDHPVRGRLPWVESQHPDCALLIFPFGETPPSVDYAELALALSRLPAMEWLGKPNSLSKDHVCWDVIYKTAEAVKKPPTYGEGFSVNPFHRSPLISPDLYKDMTVRQVVRKRRSAVDMDGVHVLEKDTFYQILLHCLPSGELGLGEKQGKQFTLPFRVLTWDAEVHAALFVHRVRDLPKGLYFLVRNEEHLDRLKSAMRSEFEWERPEGCPSGLPLYRLARGDCRELAKQLSCHQCRTLPQMGVLA